The DNA window aagaaaaaaatagaaaaggaaaagaaataaagaaaatctAGCTCTCTCTCACTCTTCTGGCCCGAGTGGCCCAGCCCTCTCTCTCTCAGCCCAGCTTGGCTCTTTCCTCTCCCCATTGAAGCCGCAACCTGCTTCCCCTCTCCTACGGCCCAACTCAGCCAGCCGGCCCGTCGCTCCTATCCCCTCTCACCCGCTCTCTCACTGGCAGGCCCAACCCCGTGGTCCAGCTAAAGCCGCAGCCCACGTGGACGTGCACTCTCCCTCTCTGTCCCGCTGTCACTCTGGCCCCTCACCCGCTCTCTCTAATCTATGGACCCGCGTTGCCAGTCATCTCCTACCTCTCGTCGCCGATGTGGACACTGCCGAGGAATCCTTCTCCGCCTCGATTACTCGCCTTGGCATGCACCCCAAGCCGCGCCAGCCCCATAAATAGCGGCCCTACGCCTTCGTCGCCCTCCCTAAACCCTAGAGCAAGCTGCCGCCTCTGCCCAGAGTTCACAAGCGCTATTGCAACCCTAGCCTGCCACCGCCGAGATCATCTCATCGTCTCGCAGCTTCGCCGCCACCTCAAGCCGCTCCCCATTCTTCGTTATGAGGTAGGAAGGCCTCTAGGTGCCTTAGCTCGCTCTCTCTTGCTCTATTCTGCCGCAGCGCCGCTGTCGCCGTTTTGCCGATTTACCCGAGCCACCAAATCGAGCTCAACGTCGTCACCGTGCCGTATTGGCCCTTCCCTGTCCCCTAGATGAGTTTGCCGCTCACTCCTATTCCTCCTAGTGCTTTCCCCTTGTGAAACCGTGGCTCATAGGCCCTTAACTAGATTCTCCAGCGAGCTTTTCTTATCGCTGGCGATGGCAGCCACCGCGCTGACTTTCCCCTTCGACCGGCcgatcccctctctctccctctttctaATCTTGGTCGTCTAGTCTCAATCCAACGGCTCGAATCAGCCCGTACCCCTTCGCATGGAACTTTTGCTAAAGtgcccctctcttttttaatATAGAACCTGTCGTCCTTGCTTTTATTCTAAAGAGACCCTGTATTTCTTCAAAATAGTATCCGCAGTCCTTGGCCggtttaaaatcagattttatttattttaaatttgaaaatcaagttccatctatttacaaaattgccactacttTCATTAGGCCATATTTTCTCCGTTTtagtctgttcaagttgcgttagtttcgtaatgACGTAATCTACATAATAGTAGCATTGTTTAGTTTGTTTTGTGcttccaaataaaataataatttgattaatctatatgcaattggatttttctaattaaaagtaacttaggcttttcaccttggtcaattatatgattagttttaccttgtttttctaaattaagtataatttgacttaactcaattaaggtatttctctaaagtatcttatacatgttttatatagctaaaataaataaagcctatagttttctttttaaagtaaatctttcggtagttgtatctttttcaccatagctccgattagcgtgctttttgcGTTTATGTGTTCATAGCAACGCGTAGAATTATTTTCAAACCTTTTTATTGaatggtgtattgttctaatatagttaTATTTGAATGTTATGCatgtttgttcggatgcttgtgtggtactttatgatcttgtccagttgatgagttttacgtggtgatcaagaagcagtTCTTTGGAGGTTACGAATCAacagaagaaggatctaagtttaaggcaagtatagcatgggaccatccttgttacctattcacctttaatcagttaattcatattgcatgtgtctaccttgttgccactAAGGATGTCCTATTTATTTGATATCTTGGTTCCTTGACACCATGGGTgatttgcattgggtagtattatgctagttCTCAAGAtaaataaccatgatcttgtaacttgactaatggtatatgcaataaacgtttaaaagatgctttttagcaacatggaatcaagagggctagagcattgggtttttatggtgctctagtttctctccctaTGGACTTATccgtaagtgatcatccggaacttacagtacaaccatgagggctacatggctctggctttagtcaattatgaggaccttttctagcttgttagaggttaccattATGGCATAAAAGGGGCTTGACGAgacaggtataggacaacctctattcctatgagtatagccgtgaAGGTATTGTGCCAttcgaaagggggttcctacatctgtttgccaccGAATCCTAGCGGCCCTaatttgttagacgaacctttcaaagacttcatagtgaaccctgccgaccttccttggaagtgggtcaagatgctaatcacctcgggtgaaagggcaAATCATGACtcatgggtaaagttgtacaacctctgtagagtgtaaaactggtatatcagccgtgctcacggttacgagcggccttggactcCTTACTGAATAGATGATGAATACTCATGATAAAGATGCCCACTTAAgattattgtttttgctatacaTTTGTCGGGTATTAATATTTGGGATACCCGGCATAAGGAGTTTAGCAGACATAAAACTCTAACTCGCCTGAACGATTAAAGACGAAAGCTATAGTCTTTCTGACCCCATAGAGGGCTCTCCGTCTCGTCCAATCCCGAGGGTGCAGACTCTGTCTCGCCTAGCCTCGAGGGCGCGgtcttcgtctcgcccgatcccgaggGCACAAAGTCCGTCTCCCCCGGCCCCGAGGGCgcggtctccgtctcgcccgatcccgagggcgcgggctcgcCTTCGGAAGGGAGCATCAGCCCAATATGGGCACGCGCTATCGCCAACCACTACGGATGGGAAGGCTGCTCATGTCTTGATACGACTCATCGCCACGACGGCCACACTAGAAGACACACGCCGCCCATGACCTCAATAGGAgagcactgtgctgccaactccccaCCTGACCTTTGTCCAACGTCAGCCAACTGGTACTGTACCGCCAACTCCCCATATGGCCTCTATCAGGGGATTCGTTGACCACACCATCCGCCCAGATGAGATGGACGACAAGACCGGCGCACGTCGCTCGCACGTGTGCTGCAGCGGCTAATAGGACTCAGGTATGGCGCCATTTTCGCAATGATTTATAGGGTTAGTGGGACCCACGCGAAGAAGAGGACGACACAACCCCGGGAGCCttttttccctttcttctttttctcttttcttctctCTTTCTCCGGTAACATGCtctctccccttggtctataaaaggggaggtagGACACTGTTCGGGGGAGATCGATCAGTCGAGAGATCGAGCGATAGAGACATCGAGCAATCGAACCTTCGAAGCCTCAACACCCTCACACAGCCAACCAGAGCACTTCAACTCCACTTCATCCGATCCACGCCTCAGAGACTTGGgagcttctccctctctcgccagtttgtaaccccctactacaaaccaggtgctagtaacacgagcagctcgAAACTGAACGTAAGGACATTCAGCCTGAATTAGTATAATCCTTATgttcttttagcacaccatccaggccagacgtgcaatatacaaatttacttgtcgactgttcgaaacaccgacaacataaggccagacgcgcaatatacaaatttacttgtcggctgttcgaaacaccgacaacattattcttgtttacatgaTTATGTGGTTATTTGGGGGCTATTGCTAAAGTTGTTGCTACTCAGTTACTAAAattatgactcactaaaagctaatcgcagtaaaccgtgttagccttttgagcctcataaccccatgttatattgctgagtacgacatgtccttacgcttgctttattctttttattacttggataaaaatcctggatgggtacctgATTgatagtctggaggagttaggcttgtgatcaaccagtcagctgTCCCTGTGGAGTTGGAGCTTTCGCTTGAAGATCGAAATTGTCTTTTcgctatttgctatctaaggttatgtcttttgtactaatacgctatgtaataagcattgtcttttgatattatctCTATTTATAGTTATacatgagatttgactttctaaactcacatatagtgtgtatctggttttgtctttaaaactagaTGATACACATCGTGTTACCCCTCTCATTTTTGTGGTGGGCGGCTCTAGGCGAGGGCACTACGACGACTAGGCACGATGTGACGGCAGCGTGGCCCGCAGGCCGCCCGCGCAGCCACGATGTGCCTGTTCTTTGTTAGCCCAGCCCACCCGCGAGGAGGTCCCAATAGTGGGCTCCACTAACCGTGTAGTTTCCATCGTGCAAGATGTAGGCCCGTTTGGCCAGGTTTGGATGCTCCAGCTCCGGTATCACTTGGACCGCTGAGCGGGAGCTGTTATGCGCCGGCTGCTCAGATGGAAGAAGTCGCTGATAGTTTTCCGCTGCACGTGGTCGCGTCCGGCCCACCCCATTCGCGGCCCACCCCACGTACTCGTACACGGAAGAGCGCATCACGTAGTAGCTCTCAGCTCGCGCATGTCAGAGCAAGTATATCACGTGAGCGCATAGAAGAAACattagaaatagaaaaaaaaataatgtGCGGAAGATGTTGAAAACTAGACCAAAAGATTAAGACAACCATTCCTCACTACTACACCATGTAGATGGTTTGTCTTACTTATAaaatactaggtagcgtgctcgtgcgttgctacatgacaactaaatttttgtactaaaaacacacggatcacacgataagataacaatattgtaagacattaaactgacatttaatccaaaaattaaagtttatgaaattaacaGTCACTAAGAGCACGGCACCGCAGGCTCAtaaactctactatatagacctttccgtgatacggctaaaataatgttttatatcggcaagAAGTCTCCGATATTACAAACTAAATGAAGCAATCAAATATGTCAGACAAACATTGCTCAATCCACATATTTTGAACGACCAATAAAAATGCAAAAAATGACTATTGTATTAAACTAAATTTATGTCCATCATCTATTCAAAGTGCACAAAATGACTATTATATTAAACTAAATTCATGTTGCTACGGGTTTATAAAACATCTCATGACATACAACTACACAAATAAAATATATGTAAAATCTCATGCCATCACAAATAATTAACATTAAAACACATAATTCAAACTAATTTATTTGAAATAAAGAAAACCAGTACGATATTATTGACTTCACCAAGACAGAGGAAAAGTAAGCGACAATTCATTGTTTTTTGTTTGTGAGACTAATATAACGTCGAAGATAATCTCGTACACCTCCAGGTATGTTGGCCTGGTTTTGGTTCCCCGTGTATGTGAGCAGTTGTAGCAAGATGTGCTTCCTCACTTCATATGCATCCTACCAGATTTTTATACACATATAGTTAAAATGTAAGTAGGTGATAAAAAAGGAAATTATGTACAAAGAAGAATACTCACAGTGGAAATGGGTGTTTCTATCCTTTTGCCATTACACCCACACATGGCAAGTAGAACATTATAACCAGATGACTTCCTGAGGAAGCATTAAATTGTTACTattgtatatatatagtaaaataTAAAAGGAGGAGGTTCCATTGCAAAAGTAGTTACCACTTTAAAGTCAAATTGGCTAGCATCTGCAACTCTATGGTCAAAGTGGATTAAATCATCTTTCCATCAAGGGCATGATACTTCCATGACTTTACTTAGGACAGTAGAAACCCGTTGAATTATGGTTGTACATTTTCTTAGTGATTGAATCTCGAATTCATCACGTAAAGGATGAGGGTCTAATACGTAGAGAGTTCTGCTAGAAATGTGTATAGTAAAAGGATGATTTATTTTGTTTACCTCCATTAGTAGTGTTTGTCTTGTCACCCAATGCTGCAGGAGAGCCACTATTTTCCATTGAATTAACCACAATGGCATGTAGTGTACCTTTTGGAGTATTTAGTTATCCAGGAGTCATAGGGTAACCATTAGTTAGTTGAAAAGTATGAATATGAAAGATAACatatatatttttaaatattACAAAAAAGTTAAACACAATTTAACCACTGGTCTCATATGAAGCATAACAAGAATCAGCACCCATTAATTTGAAATTTATTTCTTTTTCTTCCAGAATGATTAAGAATTCCTTCTTGTAGGAaaaaatggtgcaagattagAGCTCCTACATTGATCTGCACCTATGCAGAGCCGTTGGCTGCTACATTGGTGTCTGCAGCTTATCCATAGGAAGTGTCAGCTGCAGCTAACAGATCAGTGCAGACCAGTACATCTATTAATTTGTTGTTTTGTATCTAGAGATGATCGTTTAATCGTTTCAAAGACCAGAGCTGTCATCCCAAGTCCAAACTTCACACTGAGACTACTACTTTCAGTATATTAAAAACAATGGTACAACTCCACATCAGGGGATTAGAAAAAAACATTCTCATAAGATTCATACCCTATATTGTACATCTAAAAGTTAGCACAACAGTCACAGGTGGAACAAGAtagatatgcatatatatatctgaTGTCTTACACCCAAAGTAACTATAGGGAAAGAAAATTGATATGTGGAATATCTGAACAAACCTGGGAAATAGGTAGCTTATACTAACGGCTGCTCACCTCCTGAATTGGCCTATAAAAAAATTGGCATCAATAAGCATATGACTGCATGTGACATTTTTGGTTTAATACAAAGTCTCAAGACAAAGAAAAAATTAAATGGCCACCTGGATGCCCTATTCTCACCTCAGCCCTGGCCTTCTTCCCTAGcataaacaacaaaacaagcaataaAACAGAGTTCAAAAATATTTATCTGACCGAAAATCAAGTTGAGGTAGATGTAGTCATATATATAGATATTAATGATAGAAACAATGAATTCTCTTGGTTTGTATTCTTTTGAACATTGTAGATGGAGGACAGACTGCTTAGACGAAAAAAGTACTCATCAGTGCTGCTGCATATCTAGGCAAGTGAACAAATTGGTGCTGACGCAATACACTCAGGCAACAATGGTGCAGAGTCCTCAGGTACTAAACGACCACCATCAAAGGAGCAGAGCGTATATACTGAAATTGATTATTTTGTTATGATTATGAGTCAGAACTTTGGAGAACTTTCTTCAGCTATAAAAAAAGCTTGCTTAACAACCTGATCTTCCTGTTTGAAGGGGTAATCATAGCTGCCTATCTGGAACACATGAAGTTTTCAGAGTTTGACTCCTGCTAGATTTGAAATGTATCCTAAGTGTTGCTGGAGGAAACATTTTGGTGACCAGGTTAGGAGCACAAGCAACACACCTCAGTGGACTTGGCGTTGAGAAGATCCTCGTTGTAGGTGGCTTGTTGGGTGGATGCTGTGGCCTTGGGCCCTGGGGCAGCCTTCTAGGTCGGGGAGGGCGCCAAAGAGGAGGTCGGGGGAGGCGCTGTGGGCCGGAAGAGGAGAAGGCAGCGGCAACGGAGTCGCCGGAGGTTGTGCCCTGGGCGCTGGTGTTGAGGATGCGCCCAAGGTCGTGGCGGGCGGCCTTCTGGGTCGGGGAGGGTGCCGGAGAGGAGGCCGGGTGAGCATCGCGGGAGGAGATGTCGACAGAGGGGATGGCTTGGTTGTGTTCGCAGCGTCGACGTTTGCCATAGCCCCTGCGGCAGCGGTTCGGCAATCGAGGGCGAGGGCAGTTGTGGCGCGTCGGGGTCTCCGGCGGCTACCAACTTGACAAGGTGCCAGTGCAGGCGTGGAGTGGTCTCCGGTGTAGGgcagggagggagaggagaggaggcgtGGGCGAGCACGGTGATGGAGCGGTGGCGCGAGggcaaggagagagagagaggaggcatTGGCGTGCGCGAGCGTGAAGATGGGGATGGGGTGGGTGGGGGCGTTGATTGCGGCATTTTAGCGACTTGCACGCGGACGGGAGGCGGGTATCGCAGGGGAGGCAGAGCGAAGACGACCCCAAAAAAAGTCGCACGAAAAAATAgtcttacttttgttctttttagttgtaggagatttacACTATTATAAACCGTATCAGACTATCTAAATTAAGAAAAAAGTATCCACCCTCACAGGGATACTGTTACGTTGCTTTGTTAGTTTTTTTCTCGAACTACTCAGGAGAGCtatgtgtcatttcattaagatagAAAAGAAAGTACATAGAGAGGGTGAGAGCCCCAAGACTATGTACCAAACACATCCCAACACTCACAAAACACTACACACCCAAAACAAGGAAAGACCTGACCAGAGTGCACCAAGCCTAAGATGGTGCTACAAGCGACCTAGCAAGCAGCTCTTTGAGCTTAGAAGCTCCAGCCAAGCACCACAGGGTGCTTTCATTTGTTATGGCCTGCAGGAGCACCTAGGAGTTAGGGAGAACACCTTCAAACACGCAAGAATTTCTATGTTTCCAAATCTCCCAAGCCACCAAAATGATGAGCGAATTTAAACCCTTTCGCCACTGATTTGGAGCAGCTCTAATGACTTTGCCCCACCAAGCTGAGAAGCTAGAGGAGTTTACCGGCACATCAACTACCAGATTGAGATGTGAGAAGACCAAAGCCCAAATTTGTCTGCTAAAAACACAAGATAACAGCAGGTGGGGGGCTGTTTCCTGCGCTTGGTCACAGAACAGACATGCCGGGGGGTGCTGCAGGCCCCTCCTGGCCAGCCGGTCAGCAGTCCATAACCGCTGTTTAATAGCCAGCCAAACAAAGAACTTGCAGCGTAAGGGAGCCCAACTTTTCCAGATTCTTTTCCATGGGATAAACTTTATTGAGCCAATGAAAAGGGCTTCATATGTAGACTTGCTGGTGTAGATTCCAGATTGGGTCAGCTTCCAGAGGTGTTGATCCGGGGTATCCTGATTTCGATGGACACCATCTAACTGATCCCAAAGTAACAGGTACTCCATCAGGACCTCCACTGAGAGGCCTCCTCTAATATCTGAAACCCAGCGCCTGTGCCTGTGCCACTGTTCTAGATTTGACAACTTTCTTAGGAATAGTCTGAAACAGATTAGGAGCAATTTCAGCCATAATTTTTCCATCCAACCATCTGTCTTTCCAGAATAGGATTGTTTCCCCATTTCCAACAACCGAGACCACTACCATGTTAAATAAGGCTTGAGCCTTTTGGGGTACCTGGATATGAAGACCAGCCTAAGGACAAGAATGATCTGTTTTTTTAGCCCAAAGCCATCTAATCTGCAATGCCCAACCAAAGGACTCAATGTTGTGTATGCCCAAACCTCCATATTCCAAAGGGCGTTGTACCTTTTCCCATGAGACCAGGCAATTTCCAGCATTTGCCTGTTGCTGTCCTTTCCAAAGGAAACCCCACCGTTTTTTGTCAATAGCTTTGATAACCCATTTGGGCAGGTCAATAGCCAAAAGATGATGTATCACACAAGCCGTGAGAACCACCCTAGTCATAATCAGGCGGCCTGCTCTATTCATCAGGGAGGCTTTCCAGCTTGGGAGGTAACCAGCAACCTTGTCAATCAGAGGCAGGAGTACTTCCTTGGAAGGTTTTCTGATTGTAAGTGGTAAGCCCAAATAAGTGCACGGAAACTCCTTTGTGGAGCATGTCAGGTGCTCCAAAATTTGCTGTACCTCTTCCTGTGAGCACTG is part of the Miscanthus floridulus cultivar M001 chromosome 9, ASM1932011v1, whole genome shotgun sequence genome and encodes:
- the LOC136479435 gene encoding uncharacterized protein — translated: MGRFRCFLDDVEAKEIPMLGRKYIWSNERSSPTLVRLDRAFCCVNWEDIFPDAVLQSSASVVSDYCPLVLGLKKQFNRIGMLQYLHPVQLNGSSSNFRDLAGTFRNGANGKLEGDANTSFFHQQARYKKKKNFIAKLQVGDQTVVDQEDKQEAVLRFYENLLGTAEEREYTIDFAEIGIQQHDLSSLESPFTEEEASGLHTNFSTSSAFPIQCSQEEVQQILEHLTCSTKEFPCTYLGLPLTIRKPSKEVLLPLIDKVAGYLPSWKASLMNRAGRLIMTRVVLTACVIHHLLAIDLPKWVIKAIDKKRWGFLWKGQQQANAGNCLVSWEKVQRPLEYGGLGIHNIESFGWALQIRWLWAKKTDHSYIRGGLSVEVLMEYLLLWDQLDGVHRNQDTPDQHLWKLTQSGIYTSKSTYEALFIGSIKFIPWKRIWKSWAPLRCKFFVWLAIKQRLWTADRLARRGLQHPPACLFCDQAQETAPHLLLSCVFSRQIWALVFSHLNLVVDVPVNSSSFSAWWGKVIRAAPNQWRKGLNSLIILVAWEIWKHRNSCVFEGVLPNS